A genomic region of Pseudomonas sp. KU43P contains the following coding sequences:
- a CDS encoding RHS repeat-associated core domain-containing protein, translating to MFEAARFGDEISHTSALGGFLIGAALGIALVATVAIATFTCGFGVALLAGLAAGIGGSLLTAAGEAIGSLFSSPSGTITTASPNVFINSRKAARVEKSIGACDKHPGPVQIAEGSTNVFINSVAAARKGDKLTCGATITGGSGNVTIGGGTYRYLPVDDEIPQWLRTTVDVLMAIAGAAGGIAQLIKAGTQAGMKAVMPCALKFTAGFVAGEVASRYVVEPVARRAIGGLVGNPVDLTTGRKVIPDEIDFSLPGLMPIEWSRFYASDLSVDSVLGRGWVLPWEQSLRRNGSFIYLTDNQGREVPFVTLQPGERIYNPHEQVYLVCTEGGHYILQTLDNLFFYFGEVPDTNTHVPLQRLENALGHFLHFTRTPDGTLTDISATGGTRVHLHYDNPLGRLTDIKRVVNNEAVETLTQYRYDEHGQLSAVINRNGDTVRSFSYAEGLMVSHSNALGLGCHYRWETLGGQPRVVEHWTSDGEHFQFRYDLDNRTSWATDVLGRELEVQYNADHRVIASRDYGGERYAIELDDNGNMVGLTLADGNRLQFQYDEFARLLEETDPLGRKIAYEYHHLTTLVTKVSYPDGSTWQARYDDQGNLLAETDALGHLTEYLNGDDGLPHTIIDATYKSKYLWWNTLAQVERYQDCSGKSTYYRYDDRQHLVAVTDALNQTTTLERKPDGEVLRIHHPDGTSESFTYNVYGQVLSHSDGKGQTTRLLRTARGLPSSRQDAKGQRIRYEYDKAIRLTALVNENNATYSFAYDASDRLTEEVRVDNLTRRFTYNVGGHLTRLDEIGYGERGERPERHTLFERDPIGRLVAKLNRDARQDFVYDDGDRLLSIERQPSGIGKQLGVTAEKLEYAYDLLGRLTKEITPAGTLAYEYDPLSNLTTLTLPDGRKVNHLYYGSGHLHQLNLDGQVISDMERDDLHREVYRTQGKLTSCFGYDAMGRKAWQFASTLPAEKLSQVHNAGIHTSLLVEHAYNPIHRRYQYDPAGELVRTLDKLRGEIKYQYEANGQLHSRDTGSLVGSEEFRYDPAANRLDFNARQFDKVKDNRIKQWRDQEYRYDPWGNLIEKRSGHSKLQNFSYDCENRLVRAETLVNGKLESTGAYRYDSLGRRVAKHAEINGAVEQKRFLWQGLRMLREETPRQSVVYLYEPGSYAPLARVDQAEGEEQKVFYFHTDQIGTPLELTDSQGEIVWQATYRSWGEIEHLTVNDVEQNLRFQGQYADLETNFFYNTFRYYDPQIGRFTTLDPIGLDGGDNLYRYADNPIRWVDPLGWVHELTPGYNVYGLFDKGAEKPYYVGITDDLSRRRAEHSGTGRLSPGAKMVPLDKNVTYGEARGYEQAYIEHYETKTGVVGEEISRKNRGNKINSYDHANTTRAPARQANFESNFDKKTASLKGTCG from the coding sequence ATGTTCGAAGCGGCCAGGTTCGGCGACGAGATATCGCACACCAGCGCTCTAGGGGGCTTCCTGATCGGAGCGGCCTTGGGGATAGCGCTGGTGGCCACGGTGGCCATCGCCACCTTCACCTGCGGGTTCGGCGTGGCCTTGCTCGCCGGCCTTGCAGCAGGCATCGGAGGCAGCTTGCTGACCGCTGCCGGAGAGGCGATAGGCAGTCTGTTTTCATCCCCCTCAGGGACGATCACGACTGCCTCACCCAACGTCTTCATCAACAGCCGCAAGGCCGCCCGCGTCGAGAAGAGCATCGGTGCCTGCGACAAGCACCCGGGGCCGGTGCAGATCGCCGAAGGCTCGACCAACGTCTTCATCAACAGCGTCGCCGCGGCGCGCAAGGGCGACAAGCTGACCTGCGGCGCGACCATTACCGGCGGCTCGGGCAACGTCACCATCGGTGGCGGCACCTACCGCTACCTGCCGGTTGACGATGAAATTCCTCAGTGGCTGCGTACCACCGTGGACGTGCTGATGGCCATCGCTGGCGCAGCAGGCGGTATCGCCCAGCTGATCAAGGCCGGCACCCAGGCCGGCATGAAAGCGGTCATGCCCTGCGCCCTGAAGTTCACCGCAGGCTTTGTCGCTGGCGAAGTCGCCAGCCGCTACGTGGTCGAACCGGTGGCGCGCAGGGCCATTGGCGGCCTGGTCGGCAACCCGGTCGACCTGACTACCGGGCGCAAAGTAATTCCCGATGAAATCGACTTCAGCCTGCCGGGCCTGATGCCCATCGAGTGGTCGCGCTTCTACGCCAGCGACCTCAGCGTGGACAGCGTGCTCGGCCGTGGCTGGGTGTTGCCGTGGGAACAAAGCCTGCGCCGCAACGGCAGCTTCATCTACCTCACCGACAACCAGGGCCGCGAAGTGCCGTTCGTGACTTTGCAGCCGGGTGAGCGGATCTACAACCCGCACGAGCAGGTGTACCTGGTCTGTACCGAGGGTGGCCATTACATCCTGCAGACCCTCGACAACCTGTTCTTCTACTTCGGCGAAGTGCCGGACACCAATACCCACGTGCCGTTGCAACGCCTCGAGAACGCCCTCGGTCACTTCCTGCATTTCACCCGCACGCCGGACGGCACGCTGACCGACATCAGCGCCACCGGCGGCACTCGCGTGCACCTGCACTACGACAATCCGCTGGGTCGCCTGACCGACATCAAGCGGGTAGTGAACAATGAAGCGGTCGAAACGCTCACCCAGTATCGCTACGACGAACACGGCCAGCTCAGCGCGGTGATCAACCGCAACGGCGATACCGTGCGCAGCTTCAGCTACGCCGAAGGCCTGATGGTCAGCCACAGCAACGCGCTGGGCCTGGGTTGCCACTACCGCTGGGAAACCCTCGGCGGTCAGCCACGTGTGGTCGAGCACTGGACCAGCGACGGCGAGCATTTTCAGTTCCGTTACGACTTGGATAACCGCACCAGCTGGGCCACCGACGTCCTCGGCCGCGAGCTGGAAGTGCAGTACAACGCCGACCACCGTGTGATCGCCAGCCGCGACTACGGCGGCGAGCGCTACGCCATCGAGCTGGACGACAACGGCAACATGGTCGGTCTGACATTGGCGGACGGTAATCGCCTGCAGTTCCAGTACGACGAATTCGCCCGCCTGCTCGAAGAGACCGACCCGCTGGGCCGCAAGATCGCCTACGAGTACCACCACCTGACCACGCTGGTGACCAAGGTCAGCTACCCGGACGGCAGCACCTGGCAGGCGCGCTACGACGACCAAGGCAACCTGCTGGCCGAAACCGACGCCCTGGGGCACCTCACCGAATACCTGAACGGCGACGATGGCTTGCCGCACACCATCATCGACGCGACCTACAAGTCCAAATACCTGTGGTGGAACACCCTGGCCCAGGTCGAGCGCTATCAGGACTGCTCGGGCAAAAGTACGTACTACCGCTATGACGATCGCCAGCACCTGGTGGCAGTGACCGATGCGCTTAACCAGACCACCACGCTGGAGCGCAAGCCGGATGGCGAGGTGCTGCGTATCCATCACCCGGATGGCACTTCGGAGTCCTTCACCTACAACGTCTACGGCCAAGTGCTCAGCCACAGCGATGGCAAAGGCCAGACCACGCGTTTGCTGCGCACCGCTCGCGGATTGCCGAGCAGTCGCCAGGATGCAAAAGGGCAGCGCATTCGCTACGAGTACGACAAGGCCATCCGCCTGACCGCACTGGTGAACGAGAACAACGCGACCTACAGCTTTGCCTACGACGCGTCGGACCGGCTGACGGAAGAAGTGCGGGTGGACAACCTGACGCGACGCTTCACCTATAACGTCGGTGGTCACCTCACGCGACTGGATGAAATCGGTTATGGCGAACGGGGAGAGCGCCCGGAGCGGCATACCCTATTCGAGCGCGACCCGATTGGCCGGTTGGTTGCCAAGCTAAACCGCGATGCCCGACAGGACTTCGTCTACGACGACGGTGACCGGTTGCTGAGCATCGAGCGGCAACCGAGCGGTATCGGCAAGCAACTCGGGGTGACCGCAGAAAAGCTGGAGTACGCCTACGACCTGCTGGGCCGTCTCACGAAAGAAATCACCCCCGCTGGAACACTGGCCTACGAGTACGACCCGCTCAGCAACCTGACCACGCTGACCCTGCCAGACGGGCGTAAGGTCAACCACCTGTACTACGGCAGTGGGCATCTGCACCAGTTGAACCTGGACGGCCAGGTGATCAGCGACATGGAACGCGATGACCTGCACCGCGAGGTGTACCGGACGCAGGGCAAGCTCACCAGTTGCTTCGGCTATGACGCGATGGGGCGCAAGGCGTGGCAGTTCGCCTCGACGTTACCCGCCGAGAAACTCTCCCAGGTGCACAACGCGGGTATTCACACCTCGCTGCTGGTCGAGCATGCCTACAACCCAATTCACCGCCGTTACCAGTACGACCCGGCCGGTGAACTGGTGCGGACCCTGGACAAGCTGCGGGGCGAGATCAAGTACCAGTACGAAGCCAACGGCCAGTTGCACAGCCGCGACACCGGTTCACTGGTGGGCAGTGAAGAGTTCCGTTATGACCCGGCGGCCAACCGCTTGGACTTCAATGCGCGGCAGTTCGACAAGGTCAAGGACAACCGTATCAAGCAATGGCGGGATCAGGAGTACCGCTATGACCCGTGGGGCAATCTGATCGAGAAACGCTCGGGGCATAGCAAGCTGCAGAACTTTAGCTATGACTGCGAGAACCGGCTGGTGCGCGCCGAAACGCTGGTCAATGGGAAGCTGGAGAGCACGGGGGCGTATCGGTACGACAGCCTCGGGCGCCGGGTTGCCAAGCACGCAGAAATCAATGGAGCGGTTGAGCAGAAGCGCTTTCTTTGGCAAGGGCTGCGAATGCTGCGTGAGGAAACGCCTCGGCAGAGCGTCGTGTACCTGTACGAGCCGGGTAGCTATGCGCCGCTGGCGCGTGTGGATCAGGCTGAGGGTGAAGAGCAGAAGGTCTTCTACTTCCATACCGACCAGATCGGTACGCCGCTGGAGCTGACGGACAGCCAAGGGGAGATTGTTTGGCAGGCGACCTATCGATCTTGGGGCGAAATAGAGCACCTCACAGTCAATGACGTTGAGCAAAACCTGCGGTTCCAAGGACAATACGCTGATTTAGAGACAAATTTTTTCTATAACACATTTCGTTATTATGATCCGCAAATCGGACGGTTTACAACGCTAGACCCCATAGGATTGGATGGTGGCGACAATCTATATAGATATGCCGACAACCCAATTCGATGGGTTGATCCACTTGGCTGGGTGCATGAATTAACACCGGGGTATAATGTTTACGGCCTGTTCGATAAGGGAGCGGAAAAGCCTTACTACGTTGGTATCACTGATGATCTCTCTCGTCGTCGAGCAGAGCATTCGGGTACTGGTAGGTTAAGCCCGGGGGCAAAAATGGTCCCGCTTGACAAGAATGTTACATATGGTGAGGCTCGAGGGTATGAACAAGCCTATATTGAGCATTATGAAACCAAAACAGGCGTTGTGGGCGAAGAGATTTCGCGCAAAAATCGCGGTAACAAAATCAACTCATATGATCATGCGAATACTACAAGAGCGCCAGCTCGCCAGGCTAATTTCGAAAGTAATTTCGATAAGAAAACCGCTTCATTGAAAGGAACTTGCGGATGA
- a CDS encoding DUF1795 domain-containing protein: MDYELQEGGIALPPGFEDRTVNMFVLGASVPAPLSITISRDTLLPDETLQAYVERQIKMLTSKLRGYSRMGNKAVALSTTAPIPGIQIDAYYLNQGRPLYQRQAAFIVSPGRALIFSTTAQADFSAQQNQDWDNLLASFTPRNPVVADAEPGEQE; this comes from the coding sequence ATGGACTACGAGTTGCAGGAAGGCGGCATCGCACTGCCGCCAGGTTTCGAGGACCGCACGGTCAACATGTTCGTCTTGGGTGCCAGCGTGCCCGCACCGTTGAGCATCACCATCTCTCGCGACACGCTGCTGCCGGACGAAACGCTGCAGGCGTATGTGGAGCGGCAGATCAAGATGCTGACCTCCAAGCTGCGTGGCTACAGCCGCATGGGCAACAAGGCCGTCGCGCTCTCGACCACCGCGCCTATCCCCGGCATCCAGATCGACGCCTACTACCTCAACCAGGGCCGCCCGCTGTACCAGCGCCAGGCCGCCTTCATTGTCAGCCCCGGGCGTGCACTGATCTTCTCCACCACCGCCCAGGCCGACTTCAGCGCCCAGCAGAACCAGGACTGGGACAACCTGCTGGCCAGCTTTACCCCACGCAACCCGGTTGTAGCCGACGCCGAGCCCGGCGAACAGGAGTAA
- a CDS encoding Imm26 family immunity protein: MSALKIFDWNKKIKTKLRNIKNGDIFCFELSGHKYGVGRIMTQNSLGHVAEIFDKVLSSPVVDSLTFERLGDPIILDSYSLFDLKAEGDWRIVAHQVDYQPSNEEGVRFVYGVADNVRLVDIFDNETALIEQGGKYPLYSPMGDEEVKELFGI, from the coding sequence ATGAGTGCGCTGAAAATTTTTGATTGGAATAAAAAAATTAAAACAAAGTTGAGAAATATTAAGAACGGAGATATTTTTTGTTTTGAATTGAGTGGCCATAAATATGGTGTTGGACGTATCATGACGCAGAATAGCCTCGGTCATGTAGCAGAAATATTTGATAAGGTTCTGAGCTCGCCTGTGGTTGACTCATTGACATTTGAACGTTTAGGTGACCCGATTATTCTGGACTCATATTCATTATTTGATCTCAAGGCTGAAGGTGATTGGAGGATTGTTGCTCATCAGGTAGATTATCAGCCATCTAATGAAGAGGGTGTAAGATTTGTATATGGCGTCGCAGATAACGTCAGGCTTGTTGATATTTTTGATAATGAAACTGCCTTGATTGAGCAGGGAGGTAAGTATCCGCTATATTCTCCCATGGGGGATGAAGAGGTAAAAGAGCTCTTCGGAATTTAG